The sequence below is a genomic window from Humulus lupulus chromosome 3, drHumLupu1.1, whole genome shotgun sequence.
TGAGTTTGGAGAGATTCTGCTATACTTTGCTTGCGAGGAATATAATCAATTATATCTATCTAAGCGACCTTGCAAAAATTCATGACCTTGTGAGGACATGAATACGTTATGGAAGTGTTGCATAGTCATTGAAGTAGTGTGGtgttctaaaaaaaattattgaagaaCTCACGATATTTGTTTGTTGAAGAACAAGTGGCTATGTTCTTATTTGTGATTGGTCATAACGAAAGGTATCATGTGGTTGCTGAACGATTTAAGCACTCCACCTCAATCACATCTCAGTATTTTAGGAAGGTTTTGAAAGCGGTATGTCGTCTATCCAAAGAACTAATTACTCTGCCTTCATTTGATGTAACTCTTCCACAAATTCGATTCGATCCAAGATACCATCCCTTTTTAAGGTacaaaaatttgaattatctgtttttttttctttctttaaatattcaataaaaaaatCTAATCATTTATTTTGAAGTTTAGAAATGTGTTGGAGCTATAGATGAGACTCATATTTCTACACATGTTCCAATTGATGAATAAATACCATACAAAGGTCAGAAAGTGGATACAACTCAAATGTTATGTGTGTATGTTCATTTGACATGAAGCTCACATACGTTGTCCCTGGATGGGAAGGATCGGCTAATGGTGCACGGATTCTTCTTGAATGTCCCACAAACCTAGATTATGAATTTTCAATGCTGCCCCATGGTAAGTTTTTTATAAACTTATTATGGAGATTaacattattttatattaaatatctaTATGTAAAAACTAACATTAATTATCGTTGTATCAAGAAAATATTATCTAGTGGATTCTAGATATATCGAGGGGAAATGTATAATTTGGGTCAGTGTGCAGATCTTAATCCAATAGGAAAAAATGAGTTTTTCAATCATCGACACTCTTCCTTGAGAAATATTATTGAGCGGTGTTGAAGGAGTGTTGAAGGCCCGTCTTCCAATTCTAAAGTGAATGCATTGATCTAACTATACCAAAGTACACTTTGATTGCTTGTTGTGGAATTCACAATTTTATAAGGACCAATGCAAAAGCAGATGTGTATTTTGATGGAGATGAAGAAAATTTTGAAGTACAGGCTATTACTCTACAAAGCACGAATAGAACTTTGATTGATATTGTAGAGTTTAGTATTTCCATAACTCATGTACGTGAAATGGCTCGTATTCGTGATGAAATTGTTGATCATATATATGGAGAGCTAATCGACGATAGTGAGATTGAGTAACGACATTAGTTGATTGTTATGACTCGTTTAATATTTTTCTTAAGTTTAGAAAATTATCAGTTCATacgtttttattttattatatagattttattaattttgtgttATCACATGGATAGGTATTGAGTTTTGAGATTTGAGATTATTTGGATATCATTAATTTGATCTTTTTTACtataattttcttatatttattttttaaataaaaaaaaatagttgtcacaaaaatatttttattttgtagtttaaaaaataaaaataaaagtactaaacacatttttatttatttttcaaaaacaaaaatagttaccaaacacatttttattttataaagataaaaaaaacataaaacaaaaatatatttttactttaaaaattttaccaaacacaaccatatTTATCCACTTATTTTTTACAATATAAATGAGCTACTTAAGAGAGAGATAGAAAATTATCAGAAAATATAAAAGATGAAAATAAAAACAGATACGTAGCTAATATTTGTTATGTTTTCAACAGTTATTTTGTAATATCGTGGCTAAGAATAaggattaagtttttttttacaatatatatagatttatattACAGAAATTTTGGCACTTGGACAATATATATACAATTCCTTATTTATAATGGACATCCACTTTCCTtacatttttatattatttgcAAAACATGTAATAATTTTGATATTATTGATACCTCAAACAAACAATAACAGGATATGAACAGAAAATGACTAGCTTCCTCTCCCTCCAAAATCCAAATATAAACATTCTACCTCCTATAAACCCTCTCCTCCACAATCCCCTCCTTATTTTCTCTACTCCAACATGCGAGACCAACAAACCACAcaacaaaaccaaagaaaaaaagaaaagcaaACTCAATTCCCATTTCTCTAATCTTCCAAAATATCCATGGCCTCCTATCTCAATCTCTTACTCCTCTCCCTCTTCTTCCCTCCCCTCACGTTCTTTCCCTCCACAACACAATCAAAGCTCACCCCAAACTACTACCAAAAAAGCTGCCCCAAATTCCCCGACATCGTCAGGCAAATTGCTCAGGAAAAGCAAACGGTGGCCCCAACCACCGCCGCCGCCACTCTCCGCCTCCTCTTCCACGACTGCCTCGTCGAAGGCTGTGACGCCTCCATCCTCATCGCCTCCAACGCCTTCAACAAGGCCGAGCGAGACGCCGAAATCAACCTCTCCCTCTCTGGCGACGGTTTTGACCTCGTGACGCGCATCAAGACCGCGCTGGAGCTCCAATGTCCCGGCATTGTGTCATGCTCAGATATTCTAGCCACCGCCGCCCGCGACTTGATTACCATTGAAGGCGGGCCTTATTATCCCATTAGGCTCGGCCGGAAAGACGGGTTTATGTCGAAAGCAGAACAGGTAGCAGGGAAACTTCCAAGGCCGACGATGCCATTGACGCAGCTCATCGCCCTTTTTGCTTCGAAGAAATTCTCCGTGCAAGAGATGGTCGCATTGGTCGGCGCACACACAATTGGGTTCGCGCATTGCTCGCAATTCAGCAATAGAATCTACAATTTTAGTAAGAAAACGAAGATTGATCCCGCTTACAATCCCAAATACGCAGAAGGGTTGAGGAAACTCTGCGCAAATTACACCAAGGATCCATCGATGTCGGCGTTCAACGATGTCATGACACCCAACAAGTTCGATAACATGTACTACAAGAACTTGCAGAGAGGGCTGGCGCTGTTGGCTTCCGACCAAGCTTTGTCTGTGGACAAGCGGACTAGGCCTCACGTGGACTTGTACGCCGTCAACCAGACCAAGTTCTTTCAGGATTTTGCTCATGCTATGGAGAAGCTTAGTGTTTATAAGATTAAGACGGGTAGGAAGGGAGAGGTGAGACGTAGATGTGATGCCTTTAATAATCTCAAAACTACTTAATTAGGAAGGAAGCATCTCAATATTAAATTTACAACACAAGAGGAGGCCTcgccttttgtttttgtttttctatgtatttcatttttcttttcaaattacaTAAGAAAGGAAGAAGACATCTTACCATGTTTCCACCTGTATTAACCACCTAAGAAAATAGGACGACGTTCGTATTTTTATGTAGTAACTGCACTGTTTCATATGCCACTTCAAAGTTGACAAACTTTCTTCCTTATTTTGTTTcccttgaattttgaattttgctTTAGCATATAAAAATAGATTTGATAAGTCAGGCTATAACAGCTTCGGCAACTCGAACCATTTAAGTCTTTCTTGTACTGCCATTCTATGGGAACCAAGCCGATCCAATCAGGATTGAGTCGTTAAAAGTTTAAATATGGAAACAAAgatgtattaaaaaatttaaatgaaaaacataaaaaataaatccCATTGATGGCTTTCTGATAACTACTGCAAATTGTACGAGGATAACAAGCTAATAATACTACAGGAGTAAAGACATACTGGCACATTTCTCCACTTTCTTTATCCCGAAAATACAAGCAATAAATGAGGCGACGTACGGGCCCCCAATGAATAAATTACGTGATTTACATGTGTAATTGATGGAATaccaaagaaaaataaacaatGACATGAAAAAATACAAGAATTTTACAATAACGAGTAGTCGCCTGTAATAGAGAGCCATTTTCTTACGAGTGTCTATAAAAGTATTTACATCCACAAGCCTCTGGAACTCGAAATCCCGGTTTTGGCCTTCTGTACTGGGTCTCCATGGATGTGAGATCACCCCCAAACAAATGAGCTTTCCCTGTGGAGCTTAAACTAAACCCCAATATACTATCAGCCTAAATGAAAAATGGGAAGACCCAATTCGTTTTTAACAGAAAAGGTTCTCATATCTCACCCTATATCAGCATGGCTTCCTCTTGTCAACTTTTAGATGAATGTTATACCACTTTTTCTTCTTGGGTCGATCTCTTGAAGTCGacctcttttctctctcttcgCCATCTTCTTTACCCTCCTTGGTTGTACCCTTACTCCTGCTTCTACTAGAACTCCGTTTGATTGGAGGTGCAGCAGTATACGAGGCATGTATCTCATTCCTTTGCTTGAGAAGGTCATCAATCTGTGTTTTATTATAAATAGAGAATTTATAGTAAGAAATAAAAGATACAGCAGGGCACCAAGTTTCTGTTCAGTCACCAATGTACTGGTACTTGAAAAAAATTGCAACGAAGAGATTTCCAGAAGCCACATTTACCTCTTGCATTTCTTGTGCGTATCTATTGGTCATTTCGGTGAACTGGGCCAGAACCTGTCAAAACACACCATGAAAATTTCTGAGAAGGTAAAAGCATTTGCATACAAGTTGAGCAATGTTCTATGTCAAGTCCGGACCTCTCTGTATTCAGCTTCAAATTTTGACAACTCCACCCTTTTTGTTAGTATTTCTGATTCTACAGCCCTTAGGTTGTCCTTTTCTTCCATAAATGGCTCAGCACAAAGTGCTTCTATAGTGTAGCTTACGCTTTTAAAAAAGTTGTCACCTAAAAGAAAATTTCACAATACAAAGTCAGAAAGATTAGTGCAGAATTAAACAGCATAATAATCTAAGCTGGACATTGAATCTATGGACAAACCATAAACAGCAAACACATGGGTGCCAGCCTTCAGCTCAGTTATCTCACATGGTTGAAACCCATCTAGCTTTTTGAAGAAGGCAGCATCAGGATCCTTAGAAGCAGTTACCTGATGTAAATTTTTTACGAAAGATAAATAAATGAATCAAGTTTGGTGGAAAAGACAACAAGAATTTAGGCAACAGAACTGAAGTAGAAGAATTAATTCTTTTACAATGCCATCATGCAAGAACAGCATACCGAGTTAACTGTCTGATCCAATCGGTACACAGGGAAACAAAGGAAATACATCCCAGCTGATGTAACCTTTCCAGTTTTTGCACTGTCTTCCTAAAACGACAAAAAAATATGTAAGACATTTAATGAAATAATAACGGTCATAATTAGTGTCTAATGAATACTTCGTCCAAAATAAGAAATGAAAAAATTTGTTCTTATCTACAATGAACTAGGAGCCGGTGCTGATGTAGACAATGCATGTATGACCCACATTCGacaaaatatacacacacatatatatacataaaaatgtGTTTGACAGTACCTGTAAAGCAAGGCTTAATCCACCACCTCCCTCACCATCCCCATccttatcaaaatacaataactgaaaagaaaaagaaaaggaaaacatATAAGATTGTAATCTAGCAGAAATTCAGAAAAGcataaatacaaaaaaatcaCCCATAACAAAATGAAAAGATAAAACAAAAGGCAGTAAACTTCATCCAAAATTCCTGCAATATATTTCATAAATCAACCTTAAACTTGCTTTTGTCAGATGACTGC
It includes:
- the LOC133823188 gene encoding chaperone protein dnaJ 16, which codes for MPAHRSKSEKHEAAKQLRRDPYEVLSVCRNSTDQEIKSAYRRMALKYHPDKNANDPQASDMFKEVTFSYNILSDPDKRRQYDTAGFEAVEAESQELELDLSSLGAVNTMFAALFSKLGVPIKTTVSATVLEGALNGSVTVRPLPLGQPISRKVEKQCAHFYEVIVTEEEAQAGFVCRVQSSDKSKFKLLYFDKDGDGEGGGGLSLALQEDSAKTGKVTSAGMYFLCFPVYRLDQTVNSVTASKDPDAAFFKKLDGFQPCEITELKAGTHVFAVYGDNFFKSVSYTIEALCAEPFMEEKDNLRAVESEILTKRVELSKFEAEYREVLAQFTEMTNRYAQEMQEIDDLLKQRNEIHASYTAAPPIKRSSSRSRSKGTTKEGKEDGEEREKRSTSRDRPKKKKWYNIHLKVDKRKPC
- the LOC133823189 gene encoding peroxidase 31-like, which translates into the protein MASYLNLLLLSLFFPPLTFFPSTTQSKLTPNYYQKSCPKFPDIVRQIAQEKQTVAPTTAAATLRLLFHDCLVEGCDASILIASNAFNKAERDAEINLSLSGDGFDLVTRIKTALELQCPGIVSCSDILATAARDLITIEGGPYYPIRLGRKDGFMSKAEQVAGKLPRPTMPLTQLIALFASKKFSVQEMVALVGAHTIGFAHCSQFSNRIYNFSKKTKIDPAYNPKYAEGLRKLCANYTKDPSMSAFNDVMTPNKFDNMYYKNLQRGLALLASDQALSVDKRTRPHVDLYAVNQTKFFQDFAHAMEKLSVYKIKTGRKGEVRRRCDAFNNLKTT